A region of Triplophysa rosa linkage group LG16, Trosa_1v2, whole genome shotgun sequence DNA encodes the following proteins:
- the tshz1 gene encoding teashirt homolog 1 produces MPRRKQQAPRRSSAYVPEDELKAAKIDEEHLQDDGLSLDGQDAEYLCNEDDDGHEQLSYQNSPLSNGTNPDAGYGSPLSDTSDHLADFKSTSSKEGQDKEEVEDMETDAGLSLQDSLAQMKAVYANLISDASWSSITRDILKSKQVSASSTNSTASSHKGNNSVVSSHMSNIASSGASSSSNASASTKTNAAPSSNSTKAANNANHGNINGANSGGVAYDWHQAALAKTLQHTPYHLMPEPSLFSTVQLYRQNNKLYGPVFTGASKFRCKDCSAAYDTLVGLTVHMNETGHYRDDNKDKEDDKGKKWSKPRKRSLMEMEGKEDAQKVLKCMYCGHSFESLQDLSVHMIKTKHYQKVPLKEPMPALASKLVPSTKKRAFQDLMSPCSPESISSTPGIPLAESASTKDQKISNPYVTANNRYGYQNGASYTWQFEARKAQILKCMECGSSHDTLQQLTAHMMVTGHFLKVTNSASKKGKQLVFDPVVEEKFQSIPLPPTTTRLPPPTIKSQPESPIHPSVMDERKEVEEERMEESEEKKIKQEKEDPSERAEKTGKTSHYKYLREEDLEETPKGGLDILKSLENTVSSAISKAQTGTPTWGGYPSIHAAYQLQGSLKTSLPAVQSVQMQPTFNASNLKSFTSDSNALIHSPSSPSPPPNHKSNVLAMEELVEKVTGKITSKKDRDEKSTERGSKHMPAESPSPVLKDKKDLPRPDDLSKPTKNGTVDKELEHVPHREGEYKERHADNPVKNGTEVSNGCGNFGIITDHSPDQPLVNPLSALQSIMNTHLGKASKTVSPLLDPLAMLYKISNNMMEKPMYNPAQVKQSEPINRYYDNDDDQPMDLTKSKSSNGPTNNCSSTVINNSSSITNSSRPILSTLSESVSSPLRENALMDISDMVKNLTGRLTPKSSTPSSISEKSDGDGCAFEDGFEDLSPVQKRKGRQSNWNPQHLLILQAQFASSLRETPDGKYIITDLGPQERVHICKFTGLSMTTISHWLANVKYQLRRTGGTKFLKNIDSGQPLFLCGDCASQFRTPSSYINHLESHLGFSLKDLSKLSIDLIRDQQAVTKMITDKTFSALGLTEDDSNSIFQCKLCNRTFVSKHAVKLHLSKTHGKSPEDHLIFVTELEKLEKA; encoded by the exons ATGCCGCGGAGAAAGCAGCAAGCGCCGAGGCGATCTTCAG CCTACGTGCCAGAGGACGAGCTTAAGGCAGCTAAGATCGATGAGGAGCATCTGCAGGACGACGGCCTCTCCTTAGATGGTCAGGATGCAGAGTACCTGTGCAATGAAGACGACGACGGACACGAACAGCTGAGCTACCAGAATTCGCCGCTCAGCAATGGCACCAACCCAGACGCCGGGTATGGCTCGCCCCTCAGCGACACCAGCGATCACCTGGCTGACTTCAAAAGCACGTCCTCCAAAGAGGGCCAGGATAAAGAGGAGGTCGAAGACATGGAGACAGATGCAGGACTGTCACTGCAGGACAGCCTGGCACAGATGAAAGCCGTCTATGCAAACCTGATTTCTGATGCTTCCTGGTCAAGTATCACGagagacattttgaaaagcaAGCAGGTTAGTGCTAGCAGTACCAACAGTACCGCGAGCAGCCACAAGGGGAACAACAGCGTTGTGAGCAGCCACATGAGCAACATTGCAAGCAGCGGGGCTAGCAGCAGCAGCAATGCTAGCGCCAGCACCAAGACAAATGCAGCACCAAGCAGCAATTCTACTAAAGCCGCCAACAATGCTAACCACGGAAACATCAATGGTGCTAATAGTGGGGGCGTTGCATATGACTGGCACCAAGCAGCACTTGCGAAAACCTTGCAGCATACTCCTTACCACCTAATGCCTGAACCAAGTCTCTTTAGCACAGTGCAGCTGTACCGGCAAAACAATAAGCTGTATGGGCCTGTATTCACAGGTGCCAGCAAGTTCAGATGTAAGGACTGTAGTGCAGCCTACGACACACTAGTAGGTCTCACGGTTCACATGAATGAAACAGGTCATTACCGTGATGACAACAAGGACAAAGAGGATGACAAGGGCAAAAAATGGTCCAAGCCAAGGAAGCGATCCTTAATGGAGATGGAGGGCAAAGAAGATGCTCAGAAAGTTCTGAAATGCATGTATTGTGGCCACTCGTTTGAATCACTGCAGGACTTGAGTGTCCACATGATCAAAACTAAACACTACCAGAAAGTGCCTCTCAAAGAACCAATGCCAGCTCTTGCCTCCAAGCTGGTGCCCTCCACCAAAAAGCGAGCGTTCCAAGACCTGATGTCTCCATGTTCACCTGAGTCCATCTCCAGCACCCCTGGTATTCCATTGGCAGAGTCCGCATCCACCAAAGATCAGAAGATTTCCAACCCATATGTCACCGCTAACAACCGCTACGGTTACCAAAATGGTGCGAGTTATACCTGGCAGTTCGAGGCACGAAAAGCTCAAATTCTCAAGTGTATGGAGTGTGGGAGTTCCCATGACACCTTGCAGCAGTTAACAGCCCATATGATGGTGACCGGTCATTTTCTCAAAGTCACAAATTCTGCCTCTAAAAAGGGAAAGCAATTAGTGTTTGACCCTGTGGTGGAAGAAAAATTTCAATCCATTCCTCTTCCACCCACAACAACACGTCTGCCACCCCCCACTATTAAATCGCAACCAGAATCACCAATACACCCTTCTGTCATGGATGAAAGGAAGGAGGTAGAAGAAGAAAGAATGGAGGAAAGTGAAGAGAAGAAAATAAAGCAAGAGAAAGAAGATCCTTCTGAGAGGGCGGAAAAGACAGGGAAAACTAGCCATTACAAATATCTAAGAGAGGAAGACCTTGAGGAGACTCCTAAAGGTGGTCTAGATATTCTCAAGTCATTAGAAAATACTGTTTCAAGTGCAATCAGTAAGGCTCAGACAGGTACACCCACTTGGGGTGGATATCCCAGCATTCATGCTGCTTACCAGCTTCAAGGGTCACTAAAAACATCTCTACCTGCTGTTCAGAGTGTTCAGATGCAACCAACATTCAATGCCAGCAACTTGAAATCTTTCACCTCGGACTCCAATGCTCTGATCCATTCTCCAAGCAGCCCATCTCCACCTCCAAACCATAAAAGCAATGTGCTAGCCATGGAAGAGTTGGTAGAGAAAGTGACAGGCAAAATAACTTCCAAGAAAGACAGGGATGAAAAGTCTACAGAACGTGGTTCCAAACATATGCCTGCTGAATCACCTTCCCCTGTccttaaagacaaaaaggacttgCCGAGACCAGATGATCTTAGCAAGCCAACAAAGAATGGCACAGTGGATAAAGAGTTGGAGCATGTTCCTCATCGGGAAGGGGAATACAAGGAAAGACATGCAGATAATCCTGTTAAGAATGGAACGGAAGTCAGCAATGGTTGTGGGAATTTTGGAATTATCACTGACCACTCACCAGATCAGCCTTTAGTCAACCCCCTCAGTGCATTGCAGTCCATTATGAACACTCATTTGGGAAAGGCCTCTAAAACTGTCAGTCCACTTCTAGACCCTTTAGCAATGCTTTACAAGATCAGCAACAACATGATGGAAAAACCCATGTACAATCCAGCTCAGGTCAAGCAAAGTGAGCCTATCAACAGATATTACGACAATGACGACGACCAGCCAATGGACTTGACAAAGTCCAAAAGTTCCAACGGGCCCACAAATAATTGCTCTTCTACCGTTatcaacaacagcagcagcatcACAAACAGTTCCCGACCCATCTTATCCACTTTGTCCGAATCAGTCTCATCTCCTCTTCGAGAGAATGCGTTAATGGACATCTCAGACATGGTGAAGAACCTCACAGGTCGTCTGACGCCAAAGTCATCGACACCCTCCTCCATATCTGAAAAGTCGGATGGGGATGGTTGTGCTTTTGAGGATGGCTTTGAGGATCTTTCTCCTGTTCAGAAGAGGAAAGGCAGGCAGTCAAACTGGAACCCTCAGCATCTGTTGATCCTTCAGGCTCAGTTTGCATCCAGTCTTCGAGAAACCCCTGACGGAAAGTATATCATAACAGACCTTGGTCCTCAGGAGCGTGTACATATTTGTAAGTTTACAGGTCTCTCCATGACCACCATCTCCCACTGGTTGGCAAACGTCAAGTACCAACTCAGGCGGACAGGTGGAACCAAGTTTCTGAAGAACATAGACTCGGGCCAGCCACTGTTCCTGTGTGGTGATTGTGCCTCCCAGTTTAGAACTCCCTCCTCGTACATAAACCACTTAGAAAGCCACTTGGGCTTCAGCTTGAAGGACCTCTCCAAGTTATCAATAGACCTCATAAGAGACCAGCAGGCCGTCACgaaaatgatcacagacaagaCTTTCAGTGCCCTCGGCTTGACTGAGGATGACTCAAATTCCATTTTTCAGTGTAAACTGTGCAATAGGACTTTTGTCAGCAAGCATGCAGTGAAACTGCACCTCAGCAAAACGCATGGAAAGTCACCGGAGGACCACCTGATCTTTGTTACCGAGCTGGAAAAGTTGGAAAAAGCTTAA